Proteins encoded in a region of the Rutidosis leptorrhynchoides isolate AG116_Rl617_1_P2 chromosome 9, CSIRO_AGI_Rlap_v1, whole genome shotgun sequence genome:
- the LOC139865820 gene encoding monosaccharide-sensing protein 2-like produces MNGAALVAIIATIGNLLQGWDNATIAGAVVYIKKDLALGSTIEGLVVAMSLIGATLITTCSGSISDALGRRPMLILSSIFYFVGGLIMLWSPNVYVLLLARLIDGFGVGLAVTLTPIYISETAPPEIRGLLNTLPQFTGSGGMFLAYCMVFGLSLMASTSWRLMLGVVSIPSLIYFVFTVFYLPESPRWLVSKGKMAEAKRVLQRLRGQDDVSGELALLVEGLSVGGETSLEEYMIGLDNEDNEDYDPTTRKDEIKLYGTQEGLSWIAKPVNGQSMQSLVSRQGTMVNSSIPLMDPLVTLFGSLHEKQTESGSMRSMLFPNFGSMFSAAGPPIKDEQWDEESLGNEGDGDSDGTDGRDDSDDNLHSPLISRQTTSVVAPHGGGSITQGETTGGMGIGGGWQLAWKWEEKEGEDGKKEGGFKRIYLHQEGSGPISGSRRGSLVSVPGSVVNVPAEGVYVQASALVSQSALYSKELMSQHPVGPAMVHPSETATKTSLWSALRDPGVSRALFVGVGIQMLQQFSGINGVMYYTPQILEQAGVSVLLSSFGLGSDSASFLISAFTTLLMLPCIGIAMWCMDIAGRRTLLLTTIPVLIVSLVILVLGSIIDMGSVIHAAISTICVVVYFCCFVMAYGPIPNILCSEIFPTRVRGVCIAICALVFWICDIIVTYTLPVMLTSIGLAGVFGIYAIVCVISWVFVFLKVPETKGMPLEVITEFFAVGARAKSE; encoded by the exons ATGAATGGGGCTGCATTGGTTGCTATTATAGCAACAATTGGCAATCTTTTGCAAGGTTGGGATAATGCTACAATTGCAG GAGCTGTTGTTTACATAAAGAAGGATTTGGCTCTTGGAAGTACAATAGAAGGTCTTGTTGTTGCCATGTCACTTATCGGGGCGACCCTTATTACGACTTGCTCCGGGTCCATATCCGATGCATTGGGTCGTCGACCCATGCTAATACTTTCATCAATCTTTTACTTTGTTGGCGGATTAATAATGCTTTGGTCACCTAACGTCTATGTTCTTCTTCTAGCAAGATTAATAGATGGATTTGGAGTCGGTTTGGCTGTAACATTAACTCCTATTTATATATCCGAAACTGCTCCTCCCGAAATACGAGGTTTATTAAATACTCTCCCGCAATTCACGGGCTCGGGTGGGATGTTTTTGGCGTATTGTATGGTGTTTGGGTTGTCGTTAATGGCTTCAACGAGCTGGCGGTTAATGTTGGGTGTTGTTTCTATTCCAtcacttatttattttgttttcacGGTTTTTTATTTACCCGAGTCCCCACGTTGGCTTGTGAGTAAAGGAAAAATGGCAGAAGCAAAACGGGTCTTGCAAAGATTACGTGGTCAAGATGATGTTTCAG GCGAATTGGCGTTGCTGGTAGAAGGTTTGTCGGTTGGAGGTGAGACGTCATTAGAAGAGTACATGATCGGTTTAGATAATGAGGATAACGAAGATTATGATCCAACAACTCGTAAAGATGAAATCAAATTATACGGAACTCAAGAGGGTCTTTCGTGGATAGCAAAACCGGTCAATGGTCAAAGTATGCAAAGTCTTGTTTCTCGTCAAGGAACAATGGTGAACTCTAGCATTCCGTTAATGGACCCTCTTGTTACCCTTTTCGGTAGTCTTCATGAAAAGCAAACGGAATCGGGAAGTATGAGAAGCATGCTTTTCCCGAATTTCGGTAGCATGTTTAGTGCTGCGGGCCCACCGATTAAAGATGAACAATGGGATGAAGAGAGTTTAGGGAACGAAGGTGATGGCGATTCAGATGGAACGGACGGTAGAGATGACTCGGATGATAATCTACATAGTCCGTTGATTTCGCGGCAAACAACGAGTGTGGTGGCGCCACATGGCGGCGGGAGTATCACGCAAGGTGAGACGACTGGCGGAATGGGAATTGGCGGCGGGTGGCAGTTGGCATGGAAATGGGAGGAAAAAGAAGGTGAAGACGGAAAAAAAGAAGGCGGGTTTAAAAGAATATATTTACATCAAGAAGGATCGGGACCCATTAGTGGATCCCGACGAGGGTCGCTTGTTTCAGTTCCGGGTAGTGTTGTCAATGTTCCAGCTGAAGGAGTGTATGTCCAAGCTTCGGCTCTAGTGAGCCAGTCTGCATTATACTCAAAGGAGCTTATGAGTCAGCATCCAGTGGGACCCGCAATGGTTCACCCGTCCGAAACCGCTACCAAAACGTCGTTGTGGTCTGCACTGCGTGACCCGGGTGTTTCGCGTGCGTTGTTTGTCGGTGTTGGGATCCAAATGCTTCAACAG TTTTCGGGAATAAACGGGGTTATGTACTACACGCCTCAAATTCTTGAACAGGCGGGAGTGAGCGTACTTTTATCGAGCTTTGGTCTTGGTTCGGATTCTGCTTCGTTTCTTATTAGCGCGTTTACTACTCTTCTAATGCTTCCATGTATCGGTATAGCCATGTGGTGCATGGATATCGCAGGTCGAAG GACTCTGTTGCTGACTACAATTCCGGTACTGATAGTATCACTCGTTATACTTGTCCTTGGAAGCATTATCGACATGGGGTCCGTTATTCACGCAGCTATTTCCACCATTTGTGTCGTCGTTTATTTTTGCTGCTTTGTCATGGCATACGGCCCGATCCCGAACATTTTGTGTTCCGAAATTTTTCCAACGCGAGTTCGTGGAGTTTGCATTGCGATATGTGCACTAGTCTTTTGGATATGCGATATCATCGTCACTTATACGTTGCCTGTGATGCTTACGTCTATTGGTTTGGCGGGCGTTTTTGGAATCTATGCCATCGTTTGCGTTATTTCATGGGTGTTTGTGTTTTTGAAAGTTCCTGAAACGAAAGGGATGCCGTTAGAGGTGATCACCGAGTTTTTTGCAGTTGGAGCAAGAGCTAAAAGTGagtga